The window attaagcttTAAATTTTCTCTAAATTGATAAGTTTCTTTAGGAAGGAGGGGGGGTGGGGGTGGGGGTGTTTGTTGTTGGGTAGGTTATATAAAGAAGATAGCTATAGAGGCAGCTAGAAGAAAATTACAGCAGTTGTTATAGCGGGGTAATTTACTAACTAAGGGTCCCGTACAGTTATACAGTCCCGTACAGTTATACAGTCCCATATAGTTATACGGTCCCGTGCGCCTACTGGGCGCCTATCATTTACTCTATATTTCAACATCTCATAGCATTTTCAACCTTCTCCATGTGTGGTCGATACTCATTAGCAATTGTAAGTTAATAGCACCAGGAGTAAACTCTTTCTACATGCTATGCTAAGTAGAACATCGCTGATGGCTTAGTCTCCGTCTTTAATTCGCCAGAtgctggaagatgatggcgttcCAATAGCGGATGCTCCTGATGACGAGGGCTCTGAGGCTCCCCATCAATCGTATAACTTTGCTCCTGGTTCTAATGGCATTGTTTGTACGGCCGGTACACATCACCGCGGCACACAGCCAACACCCAATGACTCTTATACAAGTACCCCAGACTGCGAACCCCACCAAACGAAAAAGGACCCGCAGGAGCATGGTGGCGAGGAAGTCGAGTTCAAACTTCAATCAATGAACTGGGGAATTGTACCTTCATGGTCAAGTAAGAATGCTGCCTCGACTCCAAAGGCCATCAACTGCAGAGATGATTCTCTGAGGACACCCGGTGGCATGTGGCAGTCAATGAAAACCCGTAAAAGATGTATCGTTGTAGCTCAGGGGTTCTTCGAGTGGCTTCATGTGAGCCCTAAGGAGAAAGTCCCGCATTTTGTAAAGCGCAGAGATGGCCGCTTAATGTGCTTTGCCGGCCTCTGGGACGCTATTAAGCACGAAGGTATGAGCCTGCATGTTTGCGAGAACTTGCCAACTAACTACTGACCTTACTCGATTGCCGAAGACACTGTAGACAAGCGTTATACGTATTCGATCATCACAACCAGTTCAAACCAACAGCTCCGATTTCTGCACAACCGCATGCCGGTTATCTTTGATGCTGACTCCAAGAACTTTCGACAGTGGCTAAATCCACGGCAAACTCGATGGACCCATGATCTACAGTCCCTACTGAAGCCCTACGAAGGAGACCTAGAGGTGTACCCAGTATGTAAGGACGTTGGAAAAGTTGGTCGTAGCTCGCCATCCTTCATCTTACCATTGAGTGACAAAGGCAATGGGCGTGATATAGCCCGGTTTTTCTCCAGCACCTCCCAAAATTCGGAGCCAAAAAAACAGACTGGGATGGGTAAGCATGAAAAAGAGGGTAATCAAGATACCAGTATTACCAATGCCAAGCTCAGTCCTGTTGAAAGAGCAGAGACCAACAAAAAGCACAAGATCTCCGACGTTTCTAGCCCTACGTCAAAAAGGAGACAGGTTAAGCCAGGCCCCCCAGGCGTCAAGAAGATAACGGATTTCTTCAGTTGACGATTGCCGCCACAAGACTATAACAATGCATCGGTAGATGGTGATAGGGACAGACCTAGTATGCATTCGCCCTGCTTCAGCAAACACGAGTTGATTACAGACGCTCATGAGTATATTAGGCGTCTCACTATTGCCACAAtatggctcttcttcttcttcttcttcttcttcttcttcttcttcttcttcttcttcttcttgcttcatTAGCTTGATTCGCCATTATTTGTAACACGCCTCATTCGGCGAGTAATGTCTGTTGCGACGATGTACCCCTTTCCTATAGTAGATCGGTAGGCAAGCATTCAGTTCAGTTGATTATGTGGTCCTGTTGTCTCTGCGAAGATCTTGGTCCAGAGCCTGCCTATTCTCATCCCAGGCGAAAAGCGAACCGAATGGGAAATGCTGAATGACTGGGAATTTTGACAAAACCTCAGCATTGAACATCTTGATCATACCTTTATTAATTTTCCCCCATCCGTCTTTTATGCCGGAAATATCAAACAGCATGGGACTGTGCTCCCAGAATGGCCCCTTTTTTACGTCATTGATGAACGCAACGGCTGAGAAGTACATATTGGTTTGCCTCAAGTCTTCAACAATGCCTGGGTTGGTAACATCGCTTGGTTTTGGTGCGCCCCGTACAGAGCCTTCAATGGGCATCGGATCAAGCTCGCTGCTAATTGGGCGAGTAAGCTGCGCAGATCCGAAAATATATGGAATAAACGAATGGTCATCCAGACCCCATACACCATGGGATCCTGCTGGCTCAAGAGTGTATGTCGTTATGAGCTGCCTTACAATGTCGAGATACCTAACGTAGTGAGTT of the Trichoderma breve strain T069 chromosome 4, whole genome shotgun sequence genome contains:
- a CDS encoding SOS response associated peptidase (SRAP) domain-containing protein, whose product is MCGRYSLAISPSLIRQMLEDDGVPIADAPDDEGSEAPHQSYNFAPGSNGIVCTAGTHHRGTQPTPNDSYTSTPDCEPHQTKKDPQEHGGEEVEFKLQSMNWGIVPSWSSKNAASTPKAINCRDDSLRTPGGMWQSMKTRKRCIVVAQGFFEWLHVSPKEKVPHFVKRRDGRLMCFAGLWDAIKHEDTVDKRYTYSIITTSSNQQLRFLHNRMPVIFDADSKNFRQWLNPRQTRWTHDLQSLLKPYEGDLEVYPVCKDVGKVGRSSPSFILPLSDKGNGRDIARFFSSTSQNSEPKKQTGMGKHEKEGNQDTSITNAKLSPVERAETNKKHKISDVSSPTSKRRQVKPGPPGVKKITDFFS